Proteins from a single region of Paramormyrops kingsleyae isolate MSU_618 chromosome 9, PKINGS_0.4, whole genome shotgun sequence:
- the tmem74 gene encoding transmembrane protein 74, whose translation MAALELLYIGKDGREAGLDRALGSHCHQSSISAREATTKQHLVNPCERTAVWEGQCDSAPRTAPRDGGGVRSQRPSEKDIRLCCDQELETSFAYVDENVNLQRASPQPSGKRRHGDGLPEPFQDLSLISDDDLSESPGKVDYGLISAVTFLVTGMSLVAISYAVPREVKANPDSVSAREMERLERESARVGAHLDRCVIAGLCLLTLGGAVLSTLLIISMWKGEMYSRKVLAYSKQSAKLYGSINLRMKSSPDQTSSPLPVDEDNTECID comes from the coding sequence ATGGCCGCACTGGAACTTCTGTACATCGGCAAAGACGGCAGGGAAGCCGGTCTCGACCGGGCTTTAGGTTCCCATTGCCATCAATCAAGCATTTCCGCCAGGGAGGCGACTACGAAGCAGCATCTGGTCAATCCGTGTGAAAGAACAGCCGTCTGGGAAGGACAATGTGATTCAGCACCAAGGACGGCTCCCCGGGACGGGGGCGGCGTGCGCAGCCAGCGGCCGTCGGAGAAGGACATCCGCCTGTGCTGCGACCAGGAGCTGGAGACTTCTTTCGCGTACGTGGACGAAAATGTCAACCTGCAGCGGGCCAGTCCGCAACCCTCCGGGAAGAGACGGCACGGCGACGGCCTTCCGGAGCCCTTTCAGGATCTGTCGCTGATATCCGACGACGATCTCTCCGAGAGTCCGGGCAAAGTGGACTACGGGCTCATCAGCGCCGTGACTTTCCTGGTGACCGGCATGTCGCTCGTCGCCATCTCCTACGCCGTCCCCCGCGAAGTGAAGGCGAACCCGGACAGTGTGTCCGCCCGGGAGATGGAGCGGCTGGAGAGGGAGAGCGCCCGGGTCGGGGCGCACCTGGACCGGTGCGTGATCGCGGGGCTCTGCCTCCTCACGCTGGGGGGCGCCGTCCTTTCCACGCTGCTCATCATCTCCATGTGGAAAGGCGAGATGTACAGCAGAAAGGTCCTGGCTTATTCCAAGCAGTCGGCGAAACTGTACGGCTCAATCAATCTTAGGATGAAATCTAGCCCCGATCAGACCTCCTCACCCCTTCCTGTGGATGAAGACAACACTGAATGTATCGATTGA
- the LOC111843778 gene encoding thyrotropin-releasing hormone receptor-like isoform X2: protein MQNITAAEGNQTFMTWTENSTEFKVVSVLLVALICAVGIIGNIMVILVVLTTKHMRTPTNCYLVSLAVADLMVLTTAGLPNITENLYGGHWMYGYLGCLCITYFQYLGINASSCSITAFTIERYIAICHPMKAQFLCTLSRAKRITVVVWALTSLYCVMWFYLADTKEYFNGSVTIVKCEYKIPRNLYLPIYFADYAVFYVFPLILATILYGLIARILFLNPLPSDPKENVKKWNRESSKRNKITLKNSNCSGSNTAASRRQVTKMLAVVVGVFALLWMPYRTLVVVNSLLKHAYLDTWFLLFCRSCIYLNSAINPVIYNAMSQKFRSAFRRLCGCAGDAVAAGHRSERPTACSMALTYSVVKEISNDDSPHRLTTDMEDMAANSSFLPSRDPGCGF from the exons ATGCAGAACATCACCGCAGCCGAAGGCAATCAGACATTCATGACCTGGACCGAGAACAGCACCGAATTCAAAGTGGTAAGCGTCCTCTTGGTAGCCCTGATCTGTGCTGTTGGCATCATAGGCAACATCATGGTGATCTTGGTGGTCCTCACTACCAAACACATGCGGACTCCCACTAACTGCTACCTGGTGAGCCTGGCCGTGGCTGACCTTATGGTGCTGACGACCGCCGGACTGCCCAATATCACTGAAAACCTGTACGGGGGGCACTGGATGTATGGCTACCTTGGCTGTCTCTGCATTACCTATTTCCAGTACCTGGGAATCAACGCTTCCTCCTGTTCCATCACCGCCTTCACGATCGAGAGGTACATTGCCATCTGTCACCCGATGAAAGCCCAGTTTCTGTGCACTCTCTCACGGGCCAAAAGGATCACTGTGGTCGTCTGGGCTCTTACTTCTCTTTACTGCGTCATGTGGTTTTATCTGGCCGACACTAAAGAATACTTTAATGGAAGTGTCACCATAGTTAAATGCGAGTACAAAATCCCGCGGAACCTGTACTTGCCCATATATTTTGCCGATTATGCGGTCTTTTACGTCTTTCCTTTGATTTTGGCCACTATTTTGTACGGGCTGATTGCAAGGATACTTTTCCTAAACCCACTCCCTTCGGATCCCAAGGAAAATGTCAAAAAGTGGAATAGAGAGTCATCCAAGAGAAACAAGATCACTTTGAAAAACTCAAACTGTTCCGGTAGCAATACGGCGGCCTCCCGTAGGCAG GTGACGAAGATGCTGGCGGTGGTGGTGGGCGTCTTCGCCCTGCTCTGGATGCCCTACCGCACACTGGTGGTGGTAAATTCCCTGCTGAAACATGCCTACCTGGATACCTGGTTCCTACTCTTTTGTCGAAGCTGCATCTACCTGAACAGCGCCATCAACCCGGTGATCTACAACGCCATGTCGCAGAAGTTCCGATCGGCCTTCCGCCGGCTGTGCGGCTGCGCGGGAGACGCCGTGGCCGCCGGCCATCGCTCGGAGAGGCCCACCGCCTGCAGCATGGCTCTCACCTACAGTGTCGTCAAGGAGATCTCCAACGACGACAGCCCCCATCGCCTTACCACTGACATGGAAGACATGGCAGCCAACAGCAGCTTCCTTCCCAGCAGGGATCCGGGCTGTGGTTTCTGA
- the LOC111843778 gene encoding thyrotropin-releasing hormone receptor-like isoform X1 has product MLPGNYMFFKEETTWENGTLFFIEIFLKAPREKEMQNITAAEGNQTFMTWTENSTEFKVVSVLLVALICAVGIIGNIMVILVVLTTKHMRTPTNCYLVSLAVADLMVLTTAGLPNITENLYGGHWMYGYLGCLCITYFQYLGINASSCSITAFTIERYIAICHPMKAQFLCTLSRAKRITVVVWALTSLYCVMWFYLADTKEYFNGSVTIVKCEYKIPRNLYLPIYFADYAVFYVFPLILATILYGLIARILFLNPLPSDPKENVKKWNRESSKRNKITLKNSNCSGSNTAASRRQVTKMLAVVVGVFALLWMPYRTLVVVNSLLKHAYLDTWFLLFCRSCIYLNSAINPVIYNAMSQKFRSAFRRLCGCAGDAVAAGHRSERPTACSMALTYSVVKEISNDDSPHRLTTDMEDMAANSSFLPSRDPGCGF; this is encoded by the exons ATGCTTCCTGGAaattatatgttttttaaaGAAGAAACGACGTGGGAAAATGGAACGTTATTTTTCATTGAAATTTTTCTGAAAGCACCGCGTGAGAAAGAAATGCAGAACATCACCGCAGCCGAAGGCAATCAGACATTCATGACCTGGACCGAGAACAGCACCGAATTCAAAGTGGTAAGCGTCCTCTTGGTAGCCCTGATCTGTGCTGTTGGCATCATAGGCAACATCATGGTGATCTTGGTGGTCCTCACTACCAAACACATGCGGACTCCCACTAACTGCTACCTGGTGAGCCTGGCCGTGGCTGACCTTATGGTGCTGACGACCGCCGGACTGCCCAATATCACTGAAAACCTGTACGGGGGGCACTGGATGTATGGCTACCTTGGCTGTCTCTGCATTACCTATTTCCAGTACCTGGGAATCAACGCTTCCTCCTGTTCCATCACCGCCTTCACGATCGAGAGGTACATTGCCATCTGTCACCCGATGAAAGCCCAGTTTCTGTGCACTCTCTCACGGGCCAAAAGGATCACTGTGGTCGTCTGGGCTCTTACTTCTCTTTACTGCGTCATGTGGTTTTATCTGGCCGACACTAAAGAATACTTTAATGGAAGTGTCACCATAGTTAAATGCGAGTACAAAATCCCGCGGAACCTGTACTTGCCCATATATTTTGCCGATTATGCGGTCTTTTACGTCTTTCCTTTGATTTTGGCCACTATTTTGTACGGGCTGATTGCAAGGATACTTTTCCTAAACCCACTCCCTTCGGATCCCAAGGAAAATGTCAAAAAGTGGAATAGAGAGTCATCCAAGAGAAACAAGATCACTTTGAAAAACTCAAACTGTTCCGGTAGCAATACGGCGGCCTCCCGTAGGCAG GTGACGAAGATGCTGGCGGTGGTGGTGGGCGTCTTCGCCCTGCTCTGGATGCCCTACCGCACACTGGTGGTGGTAAATTCCCTGCTGAAACATGCCTACCTGGATACCTGGTTCCTACTCTTTTGTCGAAGCTGCATCTACCTGAACAGCGCCATCAACCCGGTGATCTACAACGCCATGTCGCAGAAGTTCCGATCGGCCTTCCGCCGGCTGTGCGGCTGCGCGGGAGACGCCGTGGCCGCCGGCCATCGCTCGGAGAGGCCCACCGCCTGCAGCATGGCTCTCACCTACAGTGTCGTCAAGGAGATCTCCAACGACGACAGCCCCCATCGCCTTACCACTGACATGGAAGACATGGCAGCCAACAGCAGCTTCCTTCCCAGCAGGGATCCGGGCTGTGGTTTCTGA